Within the Bos indicus x Bos taurus breed Angus x Brahman F1 hybrid chromosome 17, Bos_hybrid_MaternalHap_v2.0, whole genome shotgun sequence genome, the region cacagagaagagaagagggaggaaagggacagaggtggccaggaagataaaagggggaatcaaaatgagagagacagatctagccagtaattggttccctaagtgttctccacaacccagaacacacaaagagattcacagagttgggcagagaagagaatggggagggaggagatagaggcaacctggtggGGAAAAatgagagtccaaagggggagacagcagtcaagccagtaatcttgctcccaagtaaaaaatgggtagtgaagattgggttcttaaaggtacaaaattgataacaaataacaaagagtaaagattaaaaatctggagtaaaggttggattctcaaaaatacaatattaaagaaaaaaacaaagtcacaaaaattataaaatatatacatatgaagtttgcttttaaaaaaagggtcttttttttttttttgcaaagtaatagtaggttataaaaatgaaaattaaaggagtaatagaggacttaaaattaaaaaaaaattaatttaaaaaatgataatggtaaaaatatacctaggactttctctggtggtgttgcggacaatgtggggtcagttcattttcagatagttccttgatccggcttatacttctcaagatctataggccccttcctatgtagtcggtgctaactacagggttttaatctatcacatctgtcacttccaaggcggttccctctgtttgttttagcttcttctgtttgctggtctcttcagtgtctaatttccaccctgacaaaAGGGCgcggtggtggtcacttttttaggctcacttgttcggtcgtgctgtggggaggaggaacactgcaaacaaataacactggcgtgtgcttgcagtgtctcggCCCCACTGGGTTTGACCCCGCTCACAGCGTGTGTCCTTTCCGTCTaccctgctcaggctctaggttgctctgccgggaactgtctgaggtgggCCCTGAGTtctatgcacttcccaggtctaagctgctcaggttcaggttcttggatACTCCACagaggcgcagacttggttgggactgcgttttgtgcccttccccagtccgagcagctcaggtgaccaggtgcttggcaagcgcAGTTGCCCCCACGTGGGGGCTGCGACTTgtcgcctcccccatccctgccacttGGTTTTATGGGTGTACAACTGACGCACCTTCTCAgatgtgctgtgtgtctcttctggatAGCTGATCTCTGGATGTGACCCTtccagcggatgttgactgtccagaatcccaagaagtcttggttagcaatgaagcctgcttgtagaggatgcctctctgtggccgcaattgcccccttccggctctggctgccctcacctgcctgtctccagcaggGGATGGGCCGGTCCGCAGCCAGCTAgctttgctcagtcctttgttctgtgagcaggcctggcagtcTTAGGTTAGGCCTTTTTGCAGGATAGCTAttccacagtctgggttgctatctcaagttacttccctcagattgccctcggggtattcaggcccggtccttaccatAATCAATGCAACCCACGCCTCCGgtccagcccccgcttgctagtggtggatgctAGCGTCTGCACTGTTTCTCCGCAgggagttgccattaggcatgcaatctgtgggttttaattatttatttttcctcctggttatgttgccctctgaggttccaaggcttgccacagactcgccagtgagagtgtttcctggtgtttggaaacttctctgttttttaagactccctttccGGGACAgatctccgtccctacctcttttgtctttttatcttttacattttttcctacctcctttcgaagacaatgggctgcttttctgggtgtctgatgtcctctgccagcattcagaagttattttgtggaatttactcagtgttcaaacgttgatgaatttgtggggggaaaagtggtctccccatcctattcctccaccatcttaggactgtCCCCTaatttgtcaatttctacaaatgCCTCTGAACTTAAAGATCACTCTGGGGAGAATTACTCTCCTACTATATTGAGTTTTTCCATCCTTGACCACAGTGTATTTTTCCACTTATAATGTGTTTATTACGTGTTTTCTGTGTTCCTGAAtgtctttcagcaatgttttatacTTTCATTGTATAGATCTTGCTCCATTCATTAAATAtacctaaatatttcatttttgtatcaTTGCAAATAGGATGGTATTTCATTTACAAACTGTTCACTGCTTATACAAatcaatttttgtatattgatctagTATCCTGCAACATTGCCAATTCCCCGTTTTAAAAGTTCCAGTAGACTATTTGTACATAAGAACTTTTGAAGAAAAAACATTCCATCACTGAAGAGACTGTTTTCCCGATcctaaaaaggaatatatattctttgaagagactttggaaagaaaagtaccaaaaaaagagaaaagcaaacaccAATTCTCCCAATATGTAGGTTAACTGCTATTATCTTTTGACAAATCTCCTGAAAGTTTTGAGTGAGATTCATTTCAGTTGTttgaagttaatttattttacatatctgAGCTTACTCTATATTGACAATTATTTATCATGCTTTTTTCATAACATCACAACATTTTTCATGTTATCAAGCTTTCTGTTTGTGAAACTTTAATGTCTATAAATAACAACTTTTCtattatccatttttaatattgcaaattttacattattataaGTAATGCTTCAGTGATCATCTACAGACGTACATTCCTTAGGGTGTTAATAATAGTAACATTAGTATTATTAATAGCTAAACACGTACAGTacttcctatgtgccaggcactgcttcaAGTACTTTacacattatttcacttaatccaCATAACTACCTTCAGAGGTAGATACCAGGAGTATCTCCACTACACAGTTCAAGAAAATTGAGCCATGGGTTATCAGAAATTCTAAGAGGCACAGCTGAGGGGCTCCTCTCTTACACCCACAAAGAACTACTGCTTGCAATCAAAACCATTTCTGGTAGGACTACAATAAACACATGAATGGTGTGTAATCACTGAGGAGTTACTCAGCCATAACTGAGGTGCCAGGAGGTTCTCAAAATGTGAGGCCTGGGCCAACTCACTTCTCCTCAACTGCACCAGGAGGAATGAGCTGTGACCTCTCACTTATGCAGGTCTCAGGTCTCTCAAATCTAAGGAGCATTTCTAGATTTGTCCTGGGAGAGAAAGCAAGGGCGTCGTCCTGTTGTTCTCAATAGTATATCATTCAGCAatcactgagcatctactatatgtACCAATATGTATCATTTGCTAGAAAATGGCAAATAATGATcagccccttctcccacctcggccccctacacacacacacacacacacacacacacacacacacacacacacacacaaagagccaGAATGAAAGAGAATTAAAACAGATTCTCTTTCTAAATCTTTTTTGGGTCATGGACttaacagaaaatatgaagacTAGGATCCTCTCCCTTGAAGGGAAAACCTCTGTATAAAAGAGGTTGCTTTTGCACACAAGATTAAAAGTTGTTTACTGATCCTCATAAATATATCCAAACACCCACTGAGGGGTGAGTGATTCCTTGGGTGATAAGTTCTAATGTGGGTAAAAGGGAAGATATGTGTGACTGGAAGGGAAATGGGAACTCAGCCAGTTCTTGCCAGCAATTGAGTCAGTTTAAAGTAAATGACAGACACTTTAGTGGGACAATAAAGTAATATTAATAATCACAGCTAATGTAATGAAGCACTTCATACATGTCAGGCATATTCTGCACTGTTTGTATGTTACTCGTTTACTACTCACCACAATTCCATGAGGTAAGTGATGTCATCCCTAATCTGCAGAGGAGGACATCTGTAATTCAGGCAGAGAGAGGCCAAGCAGCatgcccaaggttacacagcaaGTGATGGACAGAGGTGGGATTTCAACTTGGGAGTCCAGCTCAAATATACACTTTTGACCACTGCTTTCTTCGTAAAGATACGAGACTACTTTGGAAGAAGGGTCGCCTTGGGCAGCACTGTTTAAGAGCATACTTGTGCTAGGTATTGCCCAGGCACCCGCTCTGGATCAAATGGAGACCCTTTCTAGTGTGCCCAAATTTGCCACTCTTTTAGGTCCCAACATCCAGAGAAGCATTGTGTTTAAGCTCCCAGGAGCCTTTGGCAGCTTGTCCCAAGGAGTACAACTTTATGACTCCAAACAACTTAGAAGTGATGGGAAAGTTTGCTAGCAGGAGGTTCTCAAGCTTCACTAATAGTGGAATAGAGAAACCAAtatccttttttaatatttaaaagtgtCTTCAATCTTCAAATTGTTACAGTGGCACTGGCTAGACTATAAAACTTATTCATAACTCCATTATCTAACAActcaattttgttcatttatccATATACATGTTTTCAGTTCTTGCCCACATGCAAATATATCTAACCTGGGTAGTACTGGTAGTAAACGTGTTCTTCCTTCACCATTTTTCATGATAAGATCTTCCCTGCTGCTAGCCAAAGTGTGGTTTATACCAGATGCATAAAACTAACTGAACACTACAAAGTGtcccaggagaaagggatgatcaCATGAAAAATGGGATATTAACTCACTGGAATATAATTTTCTATTGTCTGTTACCATAACTAcacccattttttattttcctcagcaacagctttcatttgtctttttgagGTAGCGCTCTCATTGTTTTGAAGCAAACAAAGCTGGATCATTTATCAACAACTCACTTACCTAATGGTTCCTTCTCAGATTTCAGCATTTAAGGTTTGTCCATGAATGCTCCCAGACCAATTACTTTTGTAGGAATTCGGAAAAACAAGACAATCTGACGTACTAAGGTAAAACTTTTGtgtttttcctcctccaggaccaATTCTCTAATGCACAAAAGTGTAGGAACAAGACTGAAAGCAACTTCTCTCCAAAAGGAGCTCTCAAGTGCTAAATAAAGTTATTGCTCTTTGGGAAGTAGTCCATCTTTACGACCTTAATATGCATTTTCCCTAATATTTGTCTGGTATCTAATAACATTAGGGGTATTAACAAGTGCTGTCCCACACTGATTACATGTTAAGAACTGCTCTCCAGTATGAGCTATTTGATACACTATAAGTGGAGAGTTCTGGCTGAAGATGATTCCACACTGATTACATTTATAGGTCTCATCTCCAACATGAACCCTCTGATGCTTAATAAGGTCATTCTTTCTaatgaaggctttcccacactgACAACACtcatatggtttctctccagtatgaattctctggtgCACAATGAGGGCAGAGCTCTggctgaaggattttccacagtcaTGGCATTCATATGGCTTCTCCCCAGTATGGGTTCTCTGATGTGAGAAAAGGTGAGAGCTTCGActgaagcattttccacagtcTTTACACTCAAAGGGTTTCAGTCCAGTGTGAGTTCTGTGATGGACAACAAGGTGAGATCTCTGGCTATAAGacttcccacattcactgcattcaTAGGGCCTCACTCTAACATGAGTTCTCTGATGCAGAATGAGATGTGTGCTCTGTCTGAAAGATTTCCCACATTCAggacattcatagggtttctctccagtgtgagttcTCTGGTGCCTAATAAGCCTAGAGCTGTGAACAAAAGACTTTCCACACTGATTACATGTGTACAGTTTGTCTCCTGTATGAGTTCTCTGATGGGTAACAAGGTGAGAGAACCagctgaaggattttccacattcTTTACACTCATAGGGTTCTTCACCAGTATGAGTCTTTTGATGTCCTATGAGGTGAGAACTTCGGCTGAAAGAttttccacattccttacattcataaGGTTTTTCTCCAGTATGAATAAGACGGTGCCTGGTAAGATTAGAACGCCagctgaagaattttccacattccttacattcatagggtttttcTCTATGCACACCCTTTGATATACCAAGGGATGTACCATGAGTAAGAGAATTGTTATCAGGGCATCTGTATGATTTATCTCTTGCTTGAGTTCTTGCAAATTGAATAAGGCGGATGTTCTGACAGAAAGTTTGACTGGATTCATTACTGTTGCTTGCACAGCTTTCCTGATGGCCACTGAAAACCAAATTGTGTTTCAAACCTTTAGGATTTGAGTCATGTTTACAGAAATACTCTTGCAGTACTAGTTGAGAATGCAGAAAACAGTTTCCCCTGTACTTCCCATTTTCACATACTCTCTCCTGAGGAAGTACTTTCTTTTGGGTGAATGCCACTTGCCTCAGATGTCTCTCCTGGCTGTCCTGGGGCCTGTCCAACTGACCGCCACAAGTCCAGATTTCTTCCAGTGACAAATACCAGAGATCACTCTTTggcattctttccattttaacaTCACAGGAGTATTTATCATTAGAAATGCTCTTATGGGAAGTTGATTTAATTTCAACTGAAGTTTCCAaatctgaaagaaatggaaaagcttCTATAACTAAAAGAAGTATTAAGGTCAGAATGGTAGGATGGATGTAGAAAAAAGTATGTTAAGTACTGTAATGTTGCTTTCAAATATGGCTTTGTAACTGTGATAGAGAAAAAGGGATAGAAGACTCATTGACAGGAAATGTGATGGGCtataatatgcatataaaagGAGCAAAGAGAGTAAGAGAAACCACAGGAttagctgtgacatgtgggatcaaGATATTCAGTGCTGGGGTGGCAGTTTAGGAAACCCACAGAAGGGGCTATTGTCATTACCTAATTCAACTAATGATGATATAAGAGCCTAATGGGTCTACTtgctgccaggccctcctctgaCATGAATTCTTCACATTCCTAAACCATGAACACAGCTCTATATCAGGAAATGGTTCTTATGTATATCACCAAAGCAGTGCAGAATAATTCCAAGTGTCTGACATAGTGAACCTTTCAGAAAGGCTGTGTGATAGGCTGGAAGAGCAACTGCACCTAAGTTACCCAGATATGGCTTCTAACCTAAGCTTTGCCACTACTAGTGGTGAATTTAGACAAAGTGCTAAACTTTTCAAAAATCATATTGCTTATCTGTCATCTAAGGACCTATAAGGTTATCCTAAGTATCATATAAGGTGGGAGTTCATCACCAAAGCAGTACAGTTTGTACTGCTCACTGCTGTCATCATTCCTGCCTTCTGCTTTGATTCCTTTGTTCTGAGACATCAAGACTTTATTAAAATTGACAGGACTAACACAGGATATTAACTCAGAACCTGAACCCTAATTCACATTCTCCTGGACTTTTCGCCCTTCTGCTTATACACATGCATACTACTGCAACTTACTTTCCCCAGTTCAGAGCCTGTATTTGTTTCTCAATGTCTTTTggcaaaaatgtttgtttttgaaatctagaaaaaaagcCACAATTTACCCAATATCACCTCTTCCTATATAAGTGGGGCAATATCTATTCTTACCTGACATACAGGGTGAATTGTGTTCCCCAAAGAAGATacgttgaagtcttaacccccaaCATTACAGGTTATGATCTTATCTGGAAATAGGATCATTGcaaatgtaattagttaagatgaagtATTACTGGAGTAGGAGGATCCTGATCCCATCTGACTGGAGTCCTTacaaggaaaggagaggagacacagagacagacacacaggggAGCtgaccatgtgaagatggaggtgaTGTGTCTACAAGCCAAAGGGCACCTGGGGCACCAAAGTTAGGAGAGGCAGGAAGGATCCTCCCCTGAAGCCTCAGAAGGCACatagccctgcccacaccttgacttcagacctctagaactgtgagaaaataaatgtgttgatTTAAGCCATCTGATTTGTGGAACTAGTTTTAGTTGCCACAGGAAACTAAGACACCTGGCAAATAATCCCTGTGCCAGGCTCCTAACTGCCTTCTTTATACAACCCAATCCCCATTCCCAGTCCTAATTTTCATTCACAACTTTGTTAGTCATTTGTTTCTTCCCcactctgatttcttttttttttaaattgtgattaaaaaaaatacatataacataaaatgtacctatggctgattcttgtcgATGTATgagagaaaaccacaaaattctgtaaagcaattatccttcaattaaaaatttttttaaatgcaccatcttaaccatttttaagtgcatgATTCAAGTATTAAGTATCTTCACATttttgtgcagccatcaccaccagctgttttcatcttgtaaaatggAAACTCTATACTGTTAAACAATAATGCTACAATCTCCTCTCAACCCAGTGCTCAGCAATTACCAGTATATTTTGTGTCTTTATGATTTTGGCTACTTCTAGTGCCTTATATATGTGGAATGATAcactatttgtccttttgtgactgattTATTTCACCCAGCAGACtgtcctcaaagttcatccatgttatagcaaaGTGCAGTTATTTACTTCCTTTTAAAGGCTTAACAACAGagttcattgggcttccctgtggctcagtggttaagaatctgcctgccaatgcaggaaatgtgggtttgagcccaggtcaggaagatccacctggagaagaaaatggcaactcactccagtctttttgcctggaaaatcccatggacagaggagtctggcagggtacagtccatcaggttgcaaaagagctggacgtgactagcaactaaacaataaacagCAATAGAGTCCattgagttggactgtgaagaaagctgagagccaaagaattgatgcttttgaactgtggtgttggagaagactcttgagagtcccttggactgcaaggagatccaaccagtccattctgaaggagatcagccctgggatttctttggaaggactgatgctaaagctgaaactccagtactttggccacttcatgcaaagagttgactcattggaaaagactccgatgctgggagggattgggagcaggaggaaaaggggacgacagaggat harbors:
- the ZNF10 gene encoding zinc finger protein 10 isoform X2 — its product is MEAELLTVRSHTLVTFKDILVNFTREEWKLLDTAQQIMYKDVMLENYRNLVSLGHQLPKPDVILRLEKGEEPWLVEREIHQETQPDLETSVEIKSTSHKSISNDKYSCDVKMERMPKSDLWYLSLEEIWTCGGQLDRPQDSQERHLRQVAFTQKKVLPQERVCENGKYRGNCFLHSQLVLQEYFCKHDSNPKGLKHNLVFSGHQESCASNSNESSQTFCQNIRLIQFARTQARDKSYRCPDNNSLTHGTSLGISKGVHREKPYECKECGKFFSWRSNLTRHRLIHTGEKPYECKECGKSFSRSSHLIGHQKTHTGEEPYECKECGKSFSWFSHLVTHQRTHTGDKLYTCNQCGKSFVHSSRLIRHQRTHTGEKPYECPECGKSFRQSTHLILHQRTHVRVRPYECSECGKSYSQRSHLVVHHRTHTGLKPFECKDCGKCFSRSSHLFSHQRTHTGEKPYECHDCGKSFSQSSALIVHQRIHTGEKPYECCQCGKAFIRKNDLIKHQRVHVGDETYKCNQCGIIFSQNSPLIVYQIAHTGEQFLTCNQCGTALVNTPNVIRYQTNIRENAY
- the ZNF10 gene encoding zinc finger protein 10 isoform X1, giving the protein MINKPLITAPLLKFLPFPQLHLLDISCFSGSSVRNKEGMEAELLTVRSHTLVTFKDILVNFTREEWKLLDTAQQIMYKDVMLENYRNLVSLGHQLPKPDVILRLEKGEEPWLVEREIHQETQPDLETSVEIKSTSHKSISNDKYSCDVKMERMPKSDLWYLSLEEIWTCGGQLDRPQDSQERHLRQVAFTQKKVLPQERVCENGKYRGNCFLHSQLVLQEYFCKHDSNPKGLKHNLVFSGHQESCASNSNESSQTFCQNIRLIQFARTQARDKSYRCPDNNSLTHGTSLGISKGVHREKPYECKECGKFFSWRSNLTRHRLIHTGEKPYECKECGKSFSRSSHLIGHQKTHTGEEPYECKECGKSFSWFSHLVTHQRTHTGDKLYTCNQCGKSFVHSSRLIRHQRTHTGEKPYECPECGKSFRQSTHLILHQRTHVRVRPYECSECGKSYSQRSHLVVHHRTHTGLKPFECKDCGKCFSRSSHLFSHQRTHTGEKPYECHDCGKSFSQSSALIVHQRIHTGEKPYECCQCGKAFIRKNDLIKHQRVHVGDETYKCNQCGIIFSQNSPLIVYQIAHTGEQFLTCNQCGTALVNTPNVIRYQTNIRENAY